Part of the Paenibacillus sp. YPG26 genome, GCCATGCCGCTGGATCAAGTTGAGACTATGGAGATTCGCGGACGGGACCTGGTAACAGGACTGCCCAAGACAATCACCATTACTTCGGATGAGATTTCAGAAGCCTTGGGCGATACGGTCAATGCGATTGTGGATGCGGTTAAGGTGACGCTAGAGAAGTGTCCTCCAGAGCTTGCTGCCGACATTATGGACCGGGGAATTGTTCTTACAGGCGGCGGGGCGCTGCTTCGCAATCTGGACAAGCTGCTGGCGAATGAGACCGGAATGCCAGTCATTGTGGCAGAGAACCCGCTGGATTGTGTAGCCATCGGAACAGGTCGTGCACTCGATAATATTCATTTGTTCAAATCAAGAAGCAGTTCAGCCATCAAATCTAGAAGATAGTATGCGAAGAAGACAGCCCTTGTATTGGGAGAGAAAAAGTAAGATAGAGGGTGTTGGAACTGTTTAAGCTGCTAGGTAACAAGAGACTGTTCATATTATTGATTGGACTTATCCTGTTTGTTGCTGTGATGGGATTTACACTCGGACCACGGGCAGGCTTGTCCTGGCCCGAGAAGTTCATCAAGGATACGGTAGGATTCGTCCAATCGGTATTCTACAAGCCCGCTCGCGCTGTAGCGGGCTTCTTTGAAGATATCAGCAATCTGCATTCCCTTCAGGAAGAGAATAGAGAGCTTAAGATTATGATGGCTCACTATTCCCGTGAAATGCCTAAGATTATTGCGCTGCAAACTCAGGTAGAGAGCCTTCAGAATGATCTGAAGTTCACAGAGGCCCAGAAGAACAGTAACAAATTCGATCTGGCTATCGTCGATGTAGTTAGTGTTAATAACGATCCTGCCAACCGGACTTTGGTTATCAACAGAGGCAGCAATGATAAGATCAGAAAAGGCCTGAGTGTAATTTCAGATAAAGGCATGGTAGGCATTGTTAGTGAAGTCAGTAACTTCACCTCTACCGTTAAGCTGCTAACCTCCATGGATTCCAGAGATATCACCTCGCCTGGTATGGCGGCTACCGCCGTTGGCAAGGAGAATACCTCCTTTGGGATAATCGAGGATTTTGACCAGCAGACAGGTACATTTCTGATGACTAAGATTAATCAGAACGATCCGCTTGCCAAAGGAGACCAAATCGTAACCTCAGGAGCGGGTGGGGCTTTTCCTAAGAACCTGCCTATCGGTACTGTGGTTAGCCGTCAGGCTGGTAACGGATTGACAGCTACTGCAAGCATCAAGCCTGCAGCCAGTTTTGAGAACTGGAAGAGCCTCTTTGTCGTTATCACATGGGAGGTGCCGAAATAATGGCGCGTCGTTATGTGATGACACTGCTGTTATTTCTGCTATTCATTGTGGAGACCACAATTGTCCCGCTGCTAATTCCAGGGGCTTGGCAGACCCGGATCATTCCGCATCTGGTTTTTGTAGTGATTCTGTTTGCTGCGATCTATGACCACCGTTATGTTGCTCTGATGCTTGGACTGACTTTTGGCATACTTCATGATGTGGTGTTCTACGGAATTATGATTGGCACTTATTCGTTCTCCATGGGATTATCAGGTTATTTAATGGGGCTTGTATTCCGGTCGCGCCGAGCCTCTCTCCTGGTTATGATGATCGTGGTTGTGATCGGAAGCCTGCTCATGGATTCAATCATATTCGGCATTTATACGGTATTTAAGATTTATAAATTGCCTTACACCTATGCGCTTGTTGACCACATTATTCCAACCGTGATTGTACAGCTGATCTTTGCTCTGGCCATTTATGTGCCCTTGCGCCGTCAAATCGACAAGCTCGTCAGACGGCGTCCCCAAGAGGAGACTGCCTGACTTTCAGACGTCATTTTCAGTGACTAAGGAGGAAATGGAAGGCTCACTCACGAATTGAT contains:
- the mreC gene encoding rod shape-determining protein MreC; its protein translation is MLELFKLLGNKRLFILLIGLILFVAVMGFTLGPRAGLSWPEKFIKDTVGFVQSVFYKPARAVAGFFEDISNLHSLQEENRELKIMMAHYSREMPKIIALQTQVESLQNDLKFTEAQKNSNKFDLAIVDVVSVNNDPANRTLVINRGSNDKIRKGLSVISDKGMVGIVSEVSNFTSTVKLLTSMDSRDITSPGMAATAVGKENTSFGIIEDFDQQTGTFLMTKINQNDPLAKGDQIVTSGAGGAFPKNLPIGTVVSRQAGNGLTATASIKPAASFENWKSLFVVITWEVPK
- the mreD gene encoding rod shape-determining protein MreD, with protein sequence MARRYVMTLLLFLLFIVETTIVPLLIPGAWQTRIIPHLVFVVILFAAIYDHRYVALMLGLTFGILHDVVFYGIMIGTYSFSMGLSGYLMGLVFRSRRASLLVMMIVVVIGSLLMDSIIFGIYTVFKIYKLPYTYALVDHIIPTVIVQLIFALAIYVPLRRQIDKLVRRRPQEETA